One part of the Halobacteriovorax vibrionivorans genome encodes these proteins:
- a CDS encoding acylphosphatase: protein MINRRYRIEGKVQGVFFRKSTLEYVNHHTPNITGYVKNLKDGSVEVLACGDLEDINNLEAFLKEGPETAEVEKVTLIEQPAVANFKDFQVG from the coding sequence ATGATAAATAGAAGATATAGAATTGAAGGTAAGGTTCAAGGGGTATTCTTTCGAAAAAGTACTCTTGAATATGTTAACCACCATACGCCTAATATTACTGGTTATGTTAAAAACCTTAAAGATGGCAGTGTTGAAGTTTTGGCCTGTGGTGATCTCGAGGATATTAATAATTTAGAAGCTTTCCTAAAAGAAGGCCCTGAGACTGCAGAGGTTGAGAAAGTAACATTGATTGAACAGCCAGCTGTTGCAAATTTCAAAGACTTTCAAGTTGGCTGA